In a genomic window of Candidatus Parvarchaeota archaeon:
- a CDS encoding translation initiation factor IF-5A: protein MEKLFASAKELKEGKYVLIDDIPCRVVSIDSSKPGKHGAAKMRVVAIGIFDGQKKTLLVPSDADVEVPIIERQTAQIVSVTGSAVQLMDTTSFETYELAIPSELASEIEPGKECEIMAAMGRRSITRVTKA, encoded by the coding sequence ATGGAGAAATTGTTCGCGTCGGCAAAAGAGCTAAAAGAAGGCAAATATGTCCTTATTGACGACATACCGTGCAGAGTTGTCTCAATAGATTCGTCAAAGCCCGGAAAACACGGGGCTGCAAAGATGCGTGTTGTTGCAATCGGCATTTTTGACGGGCAGAAAAAGACGCTTCTCGTCCCATCTGACGCAGACGTTGAAGTCCCGATAATCGAGCGCCAGACTGCCCAGATAGTTTCTGTCACAGGCTCGGCAGTGCAGCTTATGGACACGACTTCCTTTGAAACCTACGAGCTTGCAATCCCGTCGGAGCTTGCATCGGAAATAGAGCCGGGCAAGGAGTGCGAAATCATGGCCGCAATGGGGAGGCGCTCAATAACAAGGGTGACAAAGGCATAG